One genomic window of Xanthobacter dioxanivorans includes the following:
- a CDS encoding diacylglycerol/lipid kinase family protein: MRVVLNAKAGTVRDLGPERVRRTVDGALARHDLDVEVVVEEGEALARAIASAPREGYDTVVVGAGDGTVSYAASVLANTEVTLGVLPLGTMNLLAYDIGLPRDLPGALAALHDARPMRVDVGTLNGRPFHGVSGVGFFSQMALAREQVRERQGRVVGWFLALGKALMRSGRFSLEVEVAGAREPIEAYAALVTVNPFDAPGWHRSRLDGGLLEVLVAEERGTLARLKTGAEVLVNAWRDKPGIHAFTAQRVTIHARRRRAWVATDGEVERETLPLRYAIAPGALKLLVPRDAIQWRTRQSEDVT, translated from the coding sequence TGCGGGTCGTACTCAATGCCAAAGCCGGAACGGTCCGCGACCTGGGGCCGGAGCGGGTCCGCCGGACCGTGGACGGCGCCCTCGCCCGGCACGATCTGGACGTGGAGGTGGTGGTGGAGGAAGGCGAGGCCCTCGCCCGGGCCATCGCTTCGGCCCCGCGGGAGGGCTACGACACCGTGGTGGTGGGCGCGGGCGACGGCACCGTGTCCTACGCCGCCTCGGTCCTCGCCAATACCGAGGTGACCCTCGGCGTGCTGCCGCTCGGCACCATGAACCTGCTCGCCTACGATATCGGCCTGCCGCGCGATCTCCCCGGGGCGCTGGCGGCCTTGCACGACGCCCGGCCCATGCGTGTCGACGTGGGCACGCTGAACGGCCGGCCCTTCCACGGCGTCTCCGGCGTCGGCTTCTTCAGCCAGATGGCCCTCGCCCGCGAGCAGGTGCGGGAGCGGCAGGGGCGCGTCGTCGGCTGGTTCCTCGCCCTCGGCAAGGCACTGATGCGCTCCGGGCGCTTCTCGCTCGAGGTGGAGGTGGCCGGCGCCCGCGAGCCCATCGAGGCCTATGCCGCCCTCGTCACCGTCAACCCCTTCGACGCACCGGGCTGGCACCGCTCCCGGCTCGACGGCGGGCTGCTCGAGGTCCTGGTCGCCGAGGAGCGGGGCACGCTGGCGCGCCTGAAGACCGGGGCGGAGGTGCTGGTGAACGCGTGGCGGGACAAGCCGGGCATCCATGCCTTTACCGCCCAGCGCGTGACCATCCATGCCCGGCGCCGCCGGGCATGGGTGGCGACCGACGGGGAAGTGGAGCGCGAAACCCTGCCCCTGCGCTACGCCATCGCGCCCGGCGCCCTCAAGCTGCTGGTGCCGCGGGACGCCATCCAGTGGCGCACACGGCAGTCGGAAGATGTGACCTGA